The nucleotide window GATCATGCCAAAATCATGCTCAAAAGGTTTGTCGAGCGTGTCACCGGTGCTGGTGGTATTAAAAACCCTGACATGGCCATTGGCGTACCCTCTGGTGTGACATCAGTAGAGCGTATCGCCATCAAGTCTGCTGCCGAAAACGCCAGGGCGTCACAGATTTATCTACCCGAAGAACCAATGGCTGCTGCCATTGGTGCCAATCTACCGGTGACTGAACCGACCGGCTCCATGATTGTCGATATCGGTGGTGGTACCACAGAAGTAGCTGTGATTTCGCTCAGTGGTATTGTCGTCAACGAATCTATCCGCGTAGCCGGTGATGAGCTCAGCGAAGCCATCATTCTCTACCTCAAAAAAGTGCACAGTCTGGCTATCGGTGAGCGTACTGCCGAAGAGATAAAATTTAGACTGGGCTCCGCTTACAAGACCGCTGATAACGAGAGACTGGATGTGCGTGGCTTGAGTTTGCTCAATCACGTGCCTCGCACTATCACTATCAGTCGCGGTGAAGTGCGCGAAGCGATGCAAGATCCACTCAAAATTATTGTGGATGCTGTTAAGCGTACTCTTGAACGCACTCCTCCTGAGCTTGCTGCTGATATTTTTAGTCGCGGTATTGTCATCACTGGTGGTGGCGCATTACTCTCCGGTCTGGATGAGCTTATATCGCACGAGACCGAAGTGCCTGTGTTTGTGGCCGATGATCCACTCTCCAGTGTTGCTATAGGCACTGGCAAGATGCTCACCGATCCTACTTATAGACGTGTCCTGGAGCAGTGCTTGTTTCGCAAGTCCTGATCCTACAAATCTAAGAGGACCAGTTTGCTACACAATGAGAGCGATTTTGAGAGCCAGTCTCAGTCCTTAGCTGAGTACATTGTGCTGGGCATACTTGTTTTGATGGTGGCTGTACCGGTCTCTGGTGTGGTGCTGACAGCGCAGAGCTGGGCTTCGTCGCTCTTTACCAAAGGTGCCTATCAGGTCCAAAACACCAAAAACCTGGCTGAGCAGCTCTTTGACGCCAGTAGCAAAATCCGTGCTTTGGAGCGTAAGCTAGCCCAAAACGAACTCGAACTCAGCCGTCTCAAGCAGGAGTCGCGCGACACTAGCCGGCTGCGTAGTTTACTTGAGTTAAAGCAAAAACAAAAACGTGTTTCGATTGCTGCTGAAGTAGTCGCTCGCAATCCAGATAACTGGTTTGAGCAAGTGATTATAGATAAAGGTAGTGCTGACAAAGTCACTAAAGGCTCGGCGGTAATATCTATACTTGGTGTCGTTGGTCAGGTCGTCAGCGTCTCTGAGCATGCCAGTGTAGTAAGGCTGCTTACCGATCCTGAGCAAAAGCTTGGTGTGGTCATTCCCAAGCTGGGTCTTACAGGTATCCTGGTTGGTAACTTCCAAAATTTAGCGCGCATTGATTTTGTGCCTGTGGGCACCAATGTCGATAGTGGCGACAAAGTAGTATGTCTGGGTAAAGCCGGGACCTTCCCTGATAATCATCCGGTTGGCTCCGTGGTGGCGGTGCGCCGTGATGCCACAGGAGCATCGATGCAAATCGACGTCAAACTCTCCGAAAATTGCTACGACCTCTCCCAGGTGTTGGTATTGCCACCGCAGGAGAATTAGATGGCGATTATCTCTGGCAAAACAAAAAAACGACTGGGCGAAATCACAATTGCTGTCTTTATCATTTTTGTTGCCTGGGTCGTGCAGTTGGCTGTGCTCAGCAAGCTAAAAGTGACCGATGTTTTTGCCAATCTACCAATGGCTATGACCATTGTCTGGGGACTGACTTTTGGTTCTCCCTTGCAAAAGCCCACTGCTGATGAGCTTCGCATCTCCAGCTTTTCGTCTATTTTACTAAGACAGATTCTTGGTGGTTCGCCTTCTGGCTTTTTGGTGGGAGCCTTTTTTGCCGCTCTTGGTACCTCGGTACTGCCACTCTATCCGGCTTGCTATCCGGTGATCGGTTGGATTGCTGGTTATTTTTCGTTGCGCAATTTTAACCAGGCGGCATTTTTGTGCATCCCCCTTACTGTCTTGCTAACTTTTTTAGCAGAGATGGTAATGGCGCTGCAGTTGTTGATTGCCGGGCGTCCTGATGTTATTAGTCATCTGGTTGTTTTGAGCATTCCCGAGGCACTTTTAAACGGACTTATCGCACCAGTGTTATTCTTTCCTATGAAGGGCTGGTATGAATACTCTGCTTACTATCGTCAGATGACGAGGTAGCTATGTTTACAAAGACTGAAACGCCATACACAAGCACAATGGAACCTTTGCCCCGGCAAAAGGGTCCCAAGGTGGCTGTGCTTTTGTGCGTGATTGGGCTAGCTATGGCTGCCCTGTTAGCCAGGCTTGTCTGGCTGCAAATCCTCCAAAATGGCTACTACAAAGCACAAGCCATCGAAAACTCCACCCGAGTTACCTTTTTGCGGGCGCCACGGGGCAACATCTATGACCGCCATGGCACTCTCATAGCCACAAATAAACAAACACTCTCCATGATTGCTGTGCCAGCCCAGCTTGATGATGTTAAATCACTGGCGACAATTCTGGCACCCATACTCAAAGAGCCCTATCCCAAAATACTCGCTACACTTATTAAAGCCAAAGGTTCTGGCGCTGTTCTGCCTGTAGTGATTGAGCGCGACCTTGATATGGAGACAGTTTCGACCTTTTACGAGCGCAAATTGTTTTTGCCCGGTGTCGATATCATCCAAGACGTCAGTCGCAATTATCCTTATGCCGAAATCACAGCCCATGTCCTTGGCTATTGCGGTGAGATCAC belongs to Candidatus Obscuribacter sp. and includes:
- a CDS encoding rod shape-determining protein, encoding MFWHGIGIDLGTANTLIYVPDKGVVLREPSVVAVDENTNMVRWVGEEARAMIGRTPQGIKAIRPLKDGVIADQDHAKIMLKRFVERVTGAGGIKNPDMAIGVPSGVTSVERIAIKSAAENARASQIYLPEEPMAAAIGANLPVTEPTGSMIVDIGGGTTEVAVISLSGIVVNESIRVAGDELSEAIILYLKKVHSLAIGERTAEEIKFRLGSAYKTADNERLDVRGLSLLNHVPRTITISRGEVREAMQDPLKIIVDAVKRTLERTPPELAADIFSRGIVITGGGALLSGLDELISHETEVPVFVADDPLSSVAIGTGKMLTDPTYRRVLEQCLFRKS
- the mreC gene encoding rod shape-determining protein MreC yields the protein MLHNESDFESQSQSLAEYIVLGILVLMVAVPVSGVVLTAQSWASSLFTKGAYQVQNTKNLAEQLFDASSKIRALERKLAQNELELSRLKQESRDTSRLRSLLELKQKQKRVSIAAEVVARNPDNWFEQVIIDKGSADKVTKGSAVISILGVVGQVVSVSEHASVVRLLTDPEQKLGVVIPKLGLTGILVGNFQNLARIDFVPVGTNVDSGDKVVCLGKAGTFPDNHPVGSVVAVRRDATGASMQIDVKLSENCYDLSQVLVLPPQEN
- the mreD gene encoding rod shape-determining protein MreD gives rise to the protein MAIISGKTKKRLGEITIAVFIIFVAWVVQLAVLSKLKVTDVFANLPMAMTIVWGLTFGSPLQKPTADELRISSFSSILLRQILGGSPSGFLVGAFFAALGTSVLPLYPACYPVIGWIAGYFSLRNFNQAAFLCIPLTVLLTFLAEMVMALQLLIAGRPDVISHLVVLSIPEALLNGLIAPVLFFPMKGWYEYSAYYRQMTR